The following nucleotide sequence is from Tolumonas lignilytica.
ATTCTGAACACAAGTTTTGGCACTGGCGCTATTCAGACCACAAATCAAATCATTGATGGCATAACGATTGCCTGAAGTAATGTTATACAGGAAGGCCTCTTGCAAACGCGGCACAGAACCATAAACCGGCTGTGTTGTTTCACTGCGTTCATCAGTCCAACCCACCACCTGATCATTATTGTTCAGTGCAGCAGCTTCAGAATCTACCCCATCGGTTGAAACAGGAATGCTTGTGGAGGTAATGGCACCACTCGCATACTTGGCGATGAACATTTGAGTTGGGTAATTACGGCTCACTAATTTGCGATAAACCCGGTTGCCCACAATATAGCCGTTGGTATTGATATCTACCGCCCAGCTGTGGTCAATTGGATTATCTTTATCGTTTGTACCAGGATTATCACCAGAGTTGCTAAAAATAAGGCTTGTTGCCGGTGTGGCAGAAAGCGAACCGGTTCCCAAATTCCAGAAGGTAGCCAGATTCTTCGGTTTAGCACTGTAGCCTTCTGTGGCTGAGTACCCGACCGCAACATATTGGCCATTGACATCAGCCACCTTCATTGCACTGGCAGTGTATGGATAAGAAGTGGAATAAGAGGTGTTATACGATGCAGCAAGCTGGGTTGATGTTACAACGCCAGAAGAGTTCAATAACCAGAAACCGGCTTGCGTCTCATAGCCAGGGCAATACGCTGAGTTCGATGATAGTGACGAGTTGCTGTAACAGTAACTGAACGCACTGTCCTTTTTCGCACCCGCTGTTCCCAGAACCAAGTAGTTAGACCCTACAGGGGTAATATCATAGGCAGAAGCGAAGGCATAATCGGTACCGGAGGTAACATCTACGGATGACCCAGACAGCGTGGCAACCGCCTTTCTCTGATGGCTGGTCAGACTGACATAACCGACAGACTGTGTCGCAGTACTATCCCGACTGTAGCGCGTAACCACACCGACAGATTCAGCATTGGTATCCGTTGTCACTGAACCTGATGCCACACCACTGGCTGTAATGCTATAGGTTTGATCGGCATTATTGCTTAAATCAGCAAACCACTGTGTTGCCGTATTAGTTTTATTTAAATAGGCATCACAAGTTGCACTGGATAATAAATTAGTACATCCATTTTCATAGTTATAGCGATGAGCCAGATCCATTCCAGTCGGGGCCATGTGGAAATAAGAGTACCAGTTACTGGTTACTGCGATCGTGGCGACGTTATTGCCATCACCTGAGATACTCAATGCCCACGGACCAAAATTGGCATTTCCCCGGTTGGCGGCGGTGGCAACTTCAGTAATTGAATAAAACGGAGCTTGATCAGCCAGAGCCGCACCAGCCAGCAGCAAAGGTAGCATTGCTGCAATTCGGGTCATTTTCATTAGCTATTATTCCTCGTTCTTCATCGCTTCCAGCTCTTCCCAACGGGCAAAAGCGTGTTCCAAATTTAATTCAGCTTGTTGCAGTGCATCTAATGTTGCCTTGGTACTCTCAACTGGCAAACTGAAAAAGTCAGGTTGATTGATCTTCGCTTGAATTGAATCTATTTCAGCCTCTAATTGTTCCAGTCTGGCAGGTAATCCGTCCAGCTCTAACTGCAATTTATACGAAAGTTTACGACTTTTTTTATTTGCCGTCTGAATATCTTCTTTCACCACTGCCGGCGAATTTTTTACTGAAGACATACTGGCCGACAGTTGAATTTGCTGTTGTTGTCGTTGGAACATTAAATCGGCGTAACCGCCTACATAAGGGGTGATTTTCCCGTCCCCTTCAAACAACCAGCTATGAGTAACGGTGTTATCGATAAACCGACGATCATGACTGACTAATAACAGTGTGCCCTGATAATCAGCCAGAAGTTCTTCCAGGAGTTCCAGTGTTTCGATATCAAGATCGTTGGTGGGTTCGTCGAGAATCAGCAGATTGCACGGTTTCAGGAATAATTTTGCCAGCAACAAGCGATTCTTCTCACCACCGGACAGCGCCTTCACCGGCGTCATGGCCCGTTTCGGTTCAAACAGAAAATCTTGCAGATACCCCAGCACATGACGACGGCGCCCCGCGAAATCAATCTCCTGACGGCCATCCGCCACGTTATCGATAACAGTTTTTTCCGGATCAAGCTGCTGACGATACTGATCAAAATAAGCCACTTCCAGTTTAGT
It contains:
- a CDS encoding DUF3466 family protein; translated protein: MKMTRIAAMLPLLLAGAALADQAPFYSITEVATAANRGNANFGPWALSISGDGNNVATIAVTSNWYSYFHMAPTGMDLAHRYNYENGCTNLLSSATCDAYLNKTNTATQWFADLSNNADQTYSITASGVASGSVTTDTNAESVGVVTRYSRDSTATQSVGYVSLTSHQRKAVATLSGSSVDVTSGTDYAFASAYDITPVGSNYLVLGTAGAKKDSAFSYCYSNSSLSSNSAYCPGYETQAGFWLLNSSGVVTSTQLAASYNTSYSTSYPYTASAMKVADVNGQYVAVGYSATEGYSAKPKNLATFWNLGTGSLSATPATSLIFSNSGDNPGTNDKDNPIDHSWAVDINTNGYIVGNRVYRKLVSRNYPTQMFIAKYASGAITSTSIPVSTDGVDSEAAALNNNDQVVGWTDERSETTQPVYGSVPRLQEAFLYNITSGNRYAINDLICGLNSASAKTCVQNGKYYYIEYANDILDDGTILASARRFDNYSDWSNLTNGTNVVVKLSKNYAFSSGDVPSSYVVTNQLPVFDYGASSGGGSFGIWGLLMMAGAAVVGQYRRFVKKS